The genomic interval AATGAAACGTGAAGCGACCAGGAATCCGTTATCCTCCAGTGCGGTCATATTCCAGAACTGCAACCTCCCTGGAGTGcccagaagtacaaggtgttcagtgctcagagacCTGGCCGAGGTAAGGAAGCCcgaaacccgaccaccactgaaCAAGAAACGTCAAGACTCGGCCAAGAAATATCTCAAGACACATTTTTCAAAGGTTTTATGGACTGATGATATGAGAGGGACTCTTGTCGGACCAGATGGATGTGCCCGTGGCTGGATCAGTAACGGGCACAGGGCTCCACTACGATTTAGATGccagcaaggtggaggtggggtactGCCATGGGCGGTATTATTAAAGATGAGCTAGTTGTACCTTTTCGTGTTGAAGATGGACTAAAAATCAACACCCAAACCTACTGCCAGTTTTTAGAAGACAGTTTCATAAAGCGGTGGTACAGGAGAAAGTCTGCGTCTTCCAAGAAAACCATGATTTTTATGCGGGGCAATCGCATGCATCGAAGTACTTCACTGCATGGCCAGTCACTAAAGGCCTTAAAGATGAAAGAATAATAACATGGCCCCTTCTTCACCCGACCTAAACCCTAATGAGAACTTGTGGGTCCTTCTTAAATGGCAGATTTATGGTGAAGGAGAACAGGACACCCCTCTGAACAGTGTCTGGGAGGCTTTGGTTGCTGCTGCACAAAAAGATGATCATCAACCGATTAAGAAACTGACAGACTCCATGGATGGACGGCTTATGACATTGAAAAGgagtcacttctttttttttttttttttttttttttttttttttttttttttgggaaactTCAATGTGTAAATTTTGAGTTGTTGGTTTATTATTCTCACTTTAACAGATGGAAATAAACAAGTGAGATGGGAAAGTTTCATTTAGTTacataataattctgcacacGAATATTTGCCCAATAATTCTGCGCACATGGATATTCTCCTAAGAGACAAAACCTCACTTTTTCTTTCTTAAATATTCAGGTTTGAGGTTTAACAACATTTTGGGTTGACTGACTGACCGCTCTGCAGTCCAATAATAAAATGACTCCTCCAATCTacaacttgcctaataattgtgcaccCCGTGTGTATGCATTGTTATAACTGGTCTCGTCTCCTGTCAGATTGCTGCACAGATCTGTCGCCAGGCCGGTCTAGTAAAGAaatccaaagacgtcatggattaCAGTGAGGAGAACTTTGCTATTGTCTTTGCTGCTATGGGGGTAAGTGTATAATGATACGATGGAGGAAATGTACCATGTTAGTTGTGGACTTCACACTTGTAGTGTCCGTGTTCTAATCGCACTTGCTTGTCGCAGAGGTTTGGCAGGACTGGCTTCTCCCATCCGGGTGCTGATAGGACAAGTAAACAGTCTTTAGGAGGACCTGTGAGCTCTTATGATGTCTGTTGTATTACCTATAaaagtaccattttggagcatCTTATCTTCGAAGTCTGCATTGTgcggttcctctgttattcctcccggtAATGTAGaagttgataactgggtgttaccattccccatgtcaatggggtgtgtcctTACAGTCTTCACTTTGTCCAACCAGTGCCTACGGTGTACCAACCCAAttaacaaggagaatggtaacacccagttgtccatttattcatacCTTTTTCAATTCGGAGGTCTATTACAAGGATGCTCCAGAATTGGTATTACTGAAGTAACAGACatggcaggtcctctttaaactgtAAAATAGCAGCAATCCCTACTAGTTAGAAGGATCTCGACTATAAGCTGATAACAAAATGCCCACCTGCTGGACTCCCCAGCCGTCAGCTGTAATCTGTCAGGAAAAACGGTCAGTAGTGCAGCGCCACCCCATGGGAGAAAGAAGAATTACACCGTGATCATATTAATGGGTTGTTTGCgtcaaataggacaggtcctccagtcctcactctggccaagagatgaggagccTGAACCGAGAACCCACCTTTATTAATTCAGAATTCCTTAATCTGGTGTAtggaaataggttttctaaactgggcAAACCCTTTAACTCTCGTTAATGGTTGCATgagtttagaaaaacatggctgatatACACCAGAAACCGCACCACTCTTGTCCGTGGGCTGTCTGGTATTAAGGccctttttacaccggccaattcttGGGAAAACAagttatatgaacactcgttcctgatcattgccctgtgtaaacaaggcgacGATCAGCCGAAGatcgagcaaatgctcgttcatcggctgaccaTTTATGCAGCCTGAAATCTTCTCGTTGTTGGCGGCACCTCTgcctgtgtaaacggagacgtGCCGCAGACATGATAGAAAAGTACGAGGACGAACGATCATAGTAACAAGTGCGTGTCCCCGTACTACGTagcgccttgtgaaaggagcaaaccagcGCCTATTAACGAGCTGTCATTGATCGGAACTCGTCTACACGGCCCACGTCAAGCCTTACGCTCAGCACCTTTCAAGTGAATATGTGCTATACCAGACGCTGCCTGTGGATGATCAGAAAGCCGCCATATTTTTCCGGTCTCCTATAACCTCtaagtagtttttttttgtgttcgctCTATTTGTTTGTAGACCTGAAAcgcctctattttttttttttttcttcctataaGGTGAACATGGAGACGGCTAGGTTCTTCAAGTCCGATTTTGAAGAGAATGGGTCTATGGACAATGTGTGTCTCTTTCTGAATTTGGCCAATGACCCCACGTAAGTACAGAACGCTATTGCCCGCTGGAGTATGCCAGTCCTGCACTCTAATAGATGGTTTCCTGTAGTAGGTTATTCTCCTTTGGCTTTGATCATGTACTGCCTGCTGTGCCCGATGTATTTGACTGGTGATACTTtgtcctcctccccccccccccccacagcattGAACGGATCATCACTCCTCGTCTTGCCCTCACCACTGCGGAGTACCTGGCCTATCAGTGCGAGAAGCATGTGCTGGTCATCCTGACGGACATGAGCTCCTATGCTGAAGCCTTGAGAGAGGTAAGATCTGTAGGATCCTGTCCCCAAATCAACATCTAAATCATCTACAGCTATTGAAGGAATTTAAAGTGTCATTTCTGCTACAGTAAAtacttccccatgaaataattgtgcagcatcttttcttagaaatattgcctgccattcctctgttattcctactggaaatgtatgaataaatttccACGGTCCAATCCGTACTGACCATATTAGactgtattgggacacacctcaatgacaaggggattggtaacacccagGTGTCggctttatacatttccaggagaaataaccTAGGGATGGCTAGAAGTGTTAGTTATAGAGAAAACGAGcaattactaaaacagacgtcgGGAGCTCTTTAAAAAGATTTACATCCGGGCTTTGAGGAAGATGAGGCTTCTGCCAGCTTGAGAGGTGCGGGATAGCTGATCATGAAATGTACTTGGCAGAAGTTGCATTTGGAAAGTTCAGCCGAGGGTTCATAACGCTCATCATGGAGTTCCTCAGTAATCTAGTCTTTTCCTGTATATGCTTTACCGTGAATTACTGGCTAGTTTGGCTATTGGTGAACACAGCTTTTCAGGTAACTGAAGCCCCCCAGATCCTTTAGTTCCATTTTTACACGGCCCTAATTCAACAATACGCGGACGCCTGTGCTTCTTCTTAaggggacactccggccaaaacaaaactttcccatgtgtactgTTATGGCATACCGTGGCTCACTAGAACCGCAGGGGGTCCAGTTGTGGCCATAATACAGATGTTACAATGCAGCTCAGTAGAACGTAGGTAGAAAATAACGCTtacaattttataaaaatgttatgttCCCCTTGTTAATCATATTTTTACATGTCCAGAAGTTTTGCCTTTGAGAGACACTAATCCTAAAAATAAGTGATACAAGTAAATAGGAGATATACACTCTGGCATTATGTAGAAGACAAGGGGGCCCATAGCGGAGATCAAAATGGGCACCCCATTAAAGTTCCAGGTTccccacccaggacagaaggggtcTTGTGTTAGGATCCATCTCCACATTCTTACTATTGCGGTCTGTTAAATGCTTGTTTGGCCAACAGCTGTTTCTAacgatcccccccccctcccccccatacTAATGCATGGTCACCTGAGCGGAGTGTGCGTGGGGTTTCAATTAGGAGGGGGAGTAAGCCGCTGCCAGAACCCTCCATTATCTGGTTATCTTTGGGGGAAGAGAAggttcgggcatgttgaaatccaacatgccgatTCTACTTACCTCAACATCTGCCAtcgggacacccccatacacataagCTAGTCAACCGATCCCGTTGAAATCTGAGGGTTCAGCAGCCATCTATTGGACGTGTATCGGCAcacttagggctgattcagacgaatgtggcgtttttgcgcacgcaaaacacgcagcgttttgcctgcgctaaAGCCActttacagctccgtgtgtcatctgtgtatgatgcgcggttttcgcgcagccgccatcattatgacactctatttggatgtttgtaaacaaaagcacgtggtgcttttctgtttacattcatccttttgacagctgttgcgcgaaacatccAGTTCGCACAgacgtgcttccgtgtgacctgcgttgttttcacgcacccattgacttcaatgtgtgcatgatgcacgaaaaacgccgagatattgaacatgtcgcgctttttactcagcggactaacgctgcgcaaaaagcacggactgcctgtactgccccatagacttgtattggtccatgcgagccgtgagaaaaccacgcgacctgcacggacgcaattcacgtttgtgtgaatccgcccttaggccAATTTCAACAGCCCCTGACTTGCTAACAATGAGTTCTACACAGGTTCTTACCACTTAGTAGCAAATTGGATGGGAGTAAGGCAGGGCCCCCTCTCTCAACCAGCGCTGGGCCCAGTAACAGCTGCTATGGTTGTCAAGCTCTTGCCCACACGATTTGCcagggtgctggattttataatgGTTTTGTAGAGCACTAACAGTCTCAGAcaacagtgtgaacatagccttactgactatcttttgtgtgtgtgtggttttttgtttgggggcgggGGGGTTAACCGTTTGGAAGGAGCATGACGTGTCAGAACAAGGTTTAGTTTTCTTTAATCTGCGCCCTTCTTCTTTCCGCCAGGTGTCAGCGGCTCGTGAGGAGGTGCCTGGTAGAAGAGGCTTCCCAGGTTACATGTACACGGATTTGGCCACGATTTACGAGCGAGCCGGCAGGGTGGAGGGGAGAAATGGCTCCATCACACAGATACCTATCCTCACTATGCCAAATGACGGTCAGTGCTTGTCAGTACATTGATAATCTTCATATagtaaaggaactgcagcactgaaGATAATCCAATGAAGTGTGTTTGATTCATTCACCAAACATAAAAACACTAACAACGTTTCATCCCGTGCTTTATAAAGACCCATtcgtgggttgaaacgttgcaagtgtgtGTTATGctcggtgaataaatcaaatacacgtcGCTGGATTATCTTTCGTGCTtgcgtgattaaacattgttctaattttttattttcacgagtcaggaaatattataaattagattctaatttataacatttcccagtgctggtcactagatggagcacttcccaaaattgcagcattgcatgtggtaaagcaaccacattgctttatgctgcaaaattgggaaaaaatccctcgctctagtgagctctgagaatcccccccctcctttatcctggctagtgccgggagaaacgaggggtttgaacggtctaacctcctacactgtgtgtcgccattttttgagctaacacacagtgtagtaggtttacatacagtagtaaacacacacaaacacgaacatacatagaaataacttacctgctccagtcgccgccgctccctccggtccggaagccgcgaccggaagtagtaatcttactgcccggccgcgacttccggtccacaggaaaatggcgccggacagcgcgcatttcaaatcggactgtgtgggagcggcgcatgcgccgttcccacacacacggcgtacacgatagtggatggaacgggccccgttcgcagtccctatgggactggagctgccgtattccatgtctgtatgtgtcgttaatcgacacatacagaaatggaaaaaaaaatggcagcccccatagggaagagaaagtgtaaaaatagaaaaaagtaacacacaaacacacaaatataaaagtttttaataaaaccctatcataaaactgatataaaaaaaaaaatgttggtgacactgttcctttaaagaaatGTTTATGGCTGTGCTGCTGGTTTCCTGAATATCATCTAGAAATGATCTTATTGAGCCTCGTTTCTTGCAGACATCACTCATCCCATCCCTGACTTGACGGGATACATTACGGAGGGGCAGATCTATGTAGAAAGGCAGCTACATAACAGACAGGTTGGTGTTGGGCAAGTATTGGCACTGACACAAAATCCATGGTATACAAAACTTACTCAATAGACTGTAAGAATGTACTTGTTCTCCTCAGATCTATCCCCCAATTAATGTTCTGCCCTCACTCTCCCGTCTGATGAAATCTGCCATTGGTGAAGGTATGACCAGGAAGGATCATTCAGATGTGTCTAACCAGCTGGTGAGTGCATTACGCTTTAGTATATGGGCAAAGTAGTGCCCGTGTCCTTATTGAGTCTATTGAAGCCCAAAGATTCTCATGGCACCCTTTCACTAACTTGGGAAGATGGGGCTCTAACTGACTTAAAggattattcccatcttataGCGTGGTGGcagatcactaggatatgccataactttaTAAATGGTGGGGTCTGAACTCTGGGACCCCAATCAATCCTGAGAACGAAGGGACTGCACCTCTTATTCAGCGCTGCGTTTGTAAGTTATCCCTGCACAGATGGTTGTGCAAGAAAAACGAAATCAGTTCTGCGACCCTTCATTCTCtggattggtgcgggtcccagaggtcaaaCCTCCACAGATCAGTGATGGCATgtcctagcaatatgccgccgCTTTATAagatggaatacccctttaatttctaTATAGCAATAGTCTCcatcaggacatgctgggagttggttAACAActgctggagagccacagattaCGGACAATTATTTTTAAAGCCAATTCTGATCTGGCGTATTCGAGACAGTGTGACTTTTCATGTCATGCCTGCGTTGTGTTAATGTGCCAAACGCCACTACAACCTATTAAACGCCCGGGTGTCACAGCCGTGAAGCATCTGGTAACTCTCCTGTTTCAGCTTCTATCATTCTGTATTATCCATAACAAACATGAGTAAAAAGCTAAAGAATCTCTGCTGCAATATCCTCATAACATATTTGGGTTGGCCATTTTTCCCCTCCCCCCAGTATGCCTGTTATGCCATTGGAAAAGATGTACAAGCCATGAAAGCCGTAGTGGGTGAAGAAGCTCTGACCTCTGACGATCTGCTCTACTTGGAGTTCCTACACAAGTTTGAGAAGAATTTTATCGCCCAAGGTTAGTAGTAACGGCAGATACCATTGTCCCGCAATCTCACTGCTACCGATGGCGTGcaagcctggccttaaaggggttttctggtgagATAAACAGCCCATCCCAGAGCGCTGCTTTACCTTCATTCCATACACTGATCCATACTGTGCAACGCCATCACATTCATAGTACAGTCTACGACCCCTCAAACGATTGATTGGCAGAGGTGCCAAgagtctgacccccaccaatttgacattgatggcctatcctacccCTTTAACCTAAAATGACATTTTTGCCCCCCCCAGTAGTACGAATAGAACTTCCCTTTGTAGTTTCAGCAGGACTTCTTTTTCCCCGCCCACCACGACTTCCCTATTAGTCATATGACTAATCCAGCAGGGTCACACTTACCACTCCCCCCTAATCCTTGGCGTTCAGTCACAATAAGCCTCCACacacccagtagtcacagcaaggCTTTCCTCTCTCCCATGAACTCATGTATGGGACGCCCCTGTGATGTTCTCTCTGCGGTTTGGAAGCTACTTACAGGCAGCATTTTGTTGGCGGCTGGATGTATGTAGCTTCCTGCCGGGCAGCACCGTCACTGTCATTTGACAGTCACTGCAAACTCTCTGCCGACAAATGTTTTGACACAAATTCTGCCGAATGCATAAAGTGCAGTGAGCAAAATTGGGTTACCAGGGATGATTTTCTACTTGACCTGGCGACCGTTTTTTCTCTGGGTACTAATTGTTAGGGTGGTTCATACATCTGAGAAATTTGCTGTGGCAAAT from Rhinoderma darwinii isolate aRhiDar2 chromosome 3, aRhiDar2.hap1, whole genome shotgun sequence carries:
- the ATP6V1B2 gene encoding V-type proton ATPase subunit B, brain isoform, coding for MAVRVMRGGDTGNRGELGHPAAREHVQAVSRDYLSQPRITYRTVSGVNGPLVILDNVKFPRYSEIVYLTLPDGTKRSGQVLEVSGSKAVVQVFEGTSGIDAKKTACEFSGDILRTPVSEDMLGRVFNGSGKPIDRGPTVLAEDYLDIMGQPINPQCRIYPEEMIQTGISAIDGMNSIARGQKIPIFSAAGLPHNEIAAQICRQAGLVKKSKDVMDYSEENFAIVFAAMGVNMETARFFKSDFEENGSMDNVCLFLNLANDPTIERIITPRLALTTAEYLAYQCEKHVLVILTDMSSYAEALREVSAAREEVPGRRGFPGYMYTDLATIYERAGRVEGRNGSITQIPILTMPNDDITHPIPDLTGYITEGQIYVERQLHNRQIYPPINVLPSLSRLMKSAIGEGMTRKDHSDVSNQLYACYAIGKDVQAMKAVVGEEALTSDDLLYLEFLHKFEKNFIAQGPYDNRTVFETLDIGWQLLRIFPKEMLKRIPASTLAEFYPRDSSAKH